Proteins encoded together in one Microbacterium sp. ABRD28 window:
- a CDS encoding AlkA N-terminal domain-containing protein, which yields MTTPETAPPPVQGTPREMGFAERYRVIRSRDRRFDGQFVTAVRSTGIYCRPSCPARTPKEQNVTFFATSAAAHEAGYRACKRCLPEAAPGSPAWDVRGDLAARAMRLIIDGVVDREGVPGLARRLGYSARHLTRLLTAELGAGPLALARAQRAHTARTLLVGTDLSSADVAFAAGFSSVRQFTDTIGEVFGMPPRDLRARRQGSPGSAVVPGTSDLAPGTIDLALPLRGPIDTAGLFGWMRAHAVPGVERGDATSFARVVRLPSGPAWFEVREEAGRLRLRARPSSLHDLSTLIARVRRLFDLDADPLAVDEALSIHPELRAAVADIPGVRVPGAIDADEMLLRAMIGQQISVAAARTMQGRLVAALGAEVDTPEGSMTLFPDPAVIADRGHEVLRGPAARVRAVIAAAAALADGSLTLGPGDDRAEQRLRLLALPGVGPWTADYVRMRVLGDPDVLLPGDVAARTGAAALGLPADPRSFTAWAERTAPWRSYAMAHFWYAAPVTRAWRADAGTREIPASTGTRRADPVPGASPAPPVTLRPTDPAPVTAPTRRRTAS from the coding sequence ATGACGACTCCCGAGACGGCGCCTCCGCCGGTGCAGGGCACGCCCCGCGAGATGGGCTTCGCCGAACGCTACCGGGTCATCCGGTCGCGCGACCGGCGCTTCGACGGGCAGTTCGTCACCGCGGTGCGCTCGACGGGCATCTACTGCCGGCCCAGCTGCCCCGCCCGCACGCCCAAAGAGCAGAACGTCACCTTCTTCGCCACCTCGGCTGCCGCACACGAAGCCGGCTATCGCGCGTGCAAGCGCTGCCTGCCCGAAGCGGCGCCCGGCTCGCCCGCCTGGGACGTCCGCGGCGACCTCGCGGCCCGCGCCATGCGGCTCATCATCGACGGCGTCGTCGACCGCGAGGGAGTACCCGGCCTCGCCCGGCGACTCGGCTATTCGGCGCGCCACCTCACCCGTCTGCTCACCGCCGAACTCGGTGCCGGCCCCCTCGCCCTCGCCCGCGCGCAACGCGCCCACACCGCCCGCACCCTGCTCGTCGGCACCGACCTGTCGTCGGCGGATGTCGCGTTCGCGGCGGGATTCTCCAGCGTCCGCCAGTTCACCGACACGATCGGCGAGGTGTTCGGGATGCCGCCGCGCGACCTCCGCGCCCGGCGCCAGGGCTCCCCGGGGTCGGCCGTCGTCCCCGGGACGAGCGACCTCGCCCCCGGAACGATCGATCTCGCTCTCCCGCTTCGCGGACCCATCGACACCGCGGGACTGTTCGGCTGGATGCGCGCGCACGCCGTTCCGGGTGTGGAGCGCGGTGACGCGACATCCTTCGCCCGGGTCGTGCGCCTGCCGTCCGGACCCGCCTGGTTCGAGGTGCGCGAGGAGGCCGGCAGGCTGCGCCTGCGCGCCCGACCGTCGTCGCTGCACGACCTCAGCACCCTCATCGCCCGGGTGCGGCGGCTGTTCGACCTCGACGCCGACCCGCTGGCCGTCGACGAGGCGCTGTCGATCCACCCCGAGCTCAGGGCCGCGGTCGCGGACATCCCGGGTGTGCGGGTCCCGGGCGCGATCGACGCCGACGAGATGCTGCTGCGCGCGATGATCGGGCAGCAGATCAGCGTCGCCGCCGCGCGCACGATGCAGGGGAGGCTCGTCGCGGCCCTCGGCGCCGAGGTCGACACTCCCGAGGGATCGATGACGCTCTTCCCCGATCCGGCGGTGATCGCCGACCGCGGCCACGAGGTGCTGCGGGGCCCGGCGGCGCGCGTGCGTGCGGTGATCGCCGCCGCCGCGGCGCTCGCCGACGGCTCGCTGACGCTCGGGCCGGGCGACGACCGGGCCGAGCAGCGCCTGCGGCTCCTCGCCCTCCCGGGGGTCGGACCGTGGACGGCCGACTACGTCCGCATGCGCGTGCTGGGTGACCCCGACGTGCTGCTGCCGGGCGACGTCGCCGCCCGCACCGGGGCGGCAGCCCTCGGCCTCCCCGCCGACCCGCGCAGCTTCACCGCGTGGGCCGAGCGCACCGCGCCCTGGCGCAGCTACGCGATGGCCCACTTCTGGTACGCGGCACCCGTGACGCGCGCCTGGCGCGCCGACGCGGGCACCAGGGAGATCCCCGCCAGCACGGGCACCCGCAGGGCCGACCCCGTGCCCGGTGCCTCACCCGCCCCACCCGTTACCCTGCGCCCCACCGATCCTGCACCCGTCACCGCACCGACCCGCCGGAGGACCGCCTCATGA
- a CDS encoding methylated-DNA--[protein]-cysteine S-methyltransferase, translated as MSTAIIQTLDTPDGPFTILESEGHVEASGWTADHAALLARLAPAHRPDAVAEGDTAAAVAVTAYYAGDVDAIDAVPVRQHGTALQRAGWEALRGISPGQPLTYTAFAARLGNPRAVRVAASICARNAPALFVPCHRVLRSDGTLGGFAWGLDVKRSLLDRESRFALARTAS; from the coding sequence ATGAGCACCGCGATCATCCAGACCCTCGACACACCCGACGGACCCTTCACGATCCTCGAGAGCGAGGGTCACGTCGAGGCCTCGGGGTGGACCGCCGACCACGCCGCACTCCTCGCCCGCCTCGCCCCGGCTCACCGTCCCGACGCGGTCGCCGAGGGCGACACCGCGGCGGCCGTCGCCGTCACCGCCTACTACGCCGGCGACGTCGACGCGATCGACGCCGTCCCGGTCCGCCAGCACGGCACGGCCCTGCAGCGAGCCGGGTGGGAGGCGCTTCGCGGCATCTCACCGGGGCAGCCGCTCACCTACACGGCGTTCGCCGCCCGGCTCGGCAACCCCCGCGCCGTCCGCGTCGCGGCCTCGATCTGCGCGCGCAACGCGCCGGCGCTCTTCGTCCCCTGCCACCGCGTGCTCCGCTCCGACGGCACCCTCGGGGGGTTCGCGTGGGGACTCGACGTCAAGCGTTCGCTCCTCGATCGCGAGAGCCGGTTCGCCCTGGCGCGAACTGCCTCTTGA
- a CDS encoding ABC transporter ATP-binding protein, with product MTSSAPPASSAKAHLSTARALARLLPFVRPVLPRLALGAGSALIASLLALAIPLVLEAIIQGPINSGDIGLIGWGAAAILGLGIAEAAMVYLRRWFVLAPATMVEYELRQTFYSRLQRLPVSFHDRWQSGQLLSRMMQDISTLRRWMAFGLVLLVVNVLTIVVGTALLFRWHWLLGTVFLVVSAPLWYAGYRFEKAYGTLARQSQDQAGDLATSVEESVHGIRVLKAFGRGKHALQKFARQAETLRQTELRKARAVGWIWFWLVILPDIAFALCLGTGIYLAATGQLDVDALIAFFAMTTVLRWPMESIGFLFSFTLDARTATDRIFEVFDEENTITDPARPVQLSNVRGQLAFEDAHFRYQDAGAHEADLLNGIDLVLEPGETMALVGLTGSGKTTLTTLPTRLYDVTGGRVTLDGTDVRDLTLKELRRHIGMAFEDATLFSQTVRENILLGREDLEPGSEEAERILHEALGVAQASFVYDLPDGVDTVIGEEGLSLSGGQRQRLALARAVAARPSVLVLDDPLSALDVDTEALVEDALRVVLKDTTALVVAHRPSTVMLADRVALLEAGRVTAVGRHSDLLRESEHYRHVISSLELAEREARDPSDVLEASSEDREKPFDTLEKEVTR from the coding sequence ATGACCTCCTCCGCTCCGCCCGCGTCATCCGCGAAAGCCCACCTGTCCACCGCCCGCGCACTCGCGCGGCTGCTGCCGTTCGTCCGCCCGGTGCTCCCGCGCCTCGCCCTCGGCGCCGGCAGCGCGCTCATCGCCAGCCTGCTCGCCCTGGCCATCCCGCTCGTCCTCGAGGCGATCATCCAGGGGCCGATCAACTCCGGTGACATCGGCCTCATCGGCTGGGGTGCCGCCGCCATCCTCGGGCTCGGCATCGCCGAGGCGGCGATGGTGTATCTGCGTCGCTGGTTCGTGCTCGCCCCCGCCACGATGGTGGAGTACGAGCTGCGCCAGACGTTCTACTCCCGCCTGCAGCGCCTCCCGGTCTCCTTCCACGATCGCTGGCAGTCAGGACAGCTCCTCAGCCGGATGATGCAGGACATCAGCACTCTCCGCCGGTGGATGGCCTTCGGCCTCGTGCTGCTCGTGGTGAACGTGCTGACGATCGTCGTCGGCACCGCGCTGCTCTTCCGCTGGCACTGGCTCCTGGGCACCGTGTTCCTCGTGGTGTCGGCGCCGCTGTGGTACGCCGGCTACCGGTTCGAGAAGGCCTACGGCACCCTGGCCCGCCAGAGTCAGGACCAGGCCGGCGACCTCGCGACGTCCGTGGAGGAGAGCGTCCACGGCATCCGTGTGCTGAAAGCCTTCGGTCGGGGCAAGCACGCCCTGCAGAAGTTCGCCCGCCAGGCCGAGACCCTCCGCCAGACCGAGCTGCGCAAGGCCCGCGCGGTCGGATGGATCTGGTTCTGGCTGGTCATCCTGCCCGACATCGCCTTCGCGCTGTGCCTCGGCACCGGCATCTACCTCGCCGCGACCGGCCAGCTCGACGTCGACGCCCTCATCGCGTTCTTCGCCATGACCACCGTGCTGCGCTGGCCGATGGAATCGATCGGGTTCCTCTTCTCCTTCACCCTCGACGCGCGGACGGCCACCGACCGCATCTTCGAGGTCTTCGACGAGGAGAACACGATCACCGACCCCGCCCGACCGGTGCAGCTGTCGAACGTGCGCGGTCAGCTCGCTTTCGAAGACGCCCACTTCCGCTACCAGGACGCCGGCGCCCACGAAGCCGACCTGCTCAACGGCATCGACCTCGTGCTCGAGCCGGGGGAGACGATGGCGCTCGTGGGGCTGACCGGAAGCGGCAAGACCACACTCACCACGCTGCCGACGCGTCTCTACGACGTCACCGGCGGGCGGGTGACCCTCGACGGGACGGATGTCCGCGACCTGACCCTGAAGGAGCTCCGCCGTCACATCGGCATGGCCTTCGAAGACGCGACGCTGTTCTCGCAGACTGTTCGCGAGAACATCCTCCTGGGGCGCGAAGATCTCGAGCCGGGCTCGGAGGAGGCCGAGCGCATCCTGCACGAGGCACTCGGGGTCGCGCAGGCGAGCTTCGTCTACGACCTCCCCGACGGGGTCGACACCGTCATCGGCGAGGAGGGGCTGAGCCTCTCGGGCGGCCAGCGTCAACGTCTCGCGCTCGCGCGGGCAGTGGCAGCCCGACCCAGCGTGCTGGTGCTGGATGACCCGCTGTCGGCGCTCGACGTCGACACCGAGGCGCTCGTCGAAGACGCGCTCCGCGTCGTGCTGAAGGACACCACCGCCCTCGTGGTGGCGCACCGGCCCTCGACCGTCATGCTCGCCGACCGCGTCGCGCTCCTGGAAGCGGGACGTGTCACCGCGGTGGGCCGCCATTCCGACCTGCTGCGCGAGAGCGAGCATTACCGGCACGTCATCTCCAGCCTCGAGCTCGCCGAGCGCGAGGCGCGTGACCCTTCGGATGTGCTCGAGGCCTCGTCCGAAGACCGCGAGAAACCCTTCGATACCCTCGAGAAGGAGGTGACCCGATGA